TTTAATTGAAGGCGAAAACAGTGAGAAACAACAGGTaagatattaataaacaaaagtgTTCAATCAAATACCAACACTACATTATATTTCCAACAAAAATATGCGGTTATTTCACTTTTTACGCTGTATTTTATACGTCGGAAAATTCATTTTCCAACCCCATTCGGCAATGTTTTGATTACGTTTCACGTTGACGTTTACCCCACCCAAATGAATTCACGTTCCGTAATATTAAAAGCATGTGGTTGTATTTTTCAGGTCTGGCGATCGGTGTTTAAAAGGAATATGTCAGAAGATCAAAGTAGTAAAATTGGATTATTAGGTATGGAAtttggaaaacatttattttattgtcgtCAAAATGTTGAATTAATGACAAGTTGTTTCACTTTTCAACAATATAAGAATGTCTGAATGGTTTATTATGTAGACAGTGCTGCACTTCACAGTACTGTTCTCTGtcaacaaatgtttttgttattgcatgAAGTTgaattcaaaattgatgttttatcaatgtaCACACCTGTTCGTACATTAAGAGGTATTGAAAGCTATATTTAGTTTCATTATCTTGTgcatgttgtttgtattttgatataagtaCAGTTAACGAACTCGATGCTTTGTGGTTCGTGTATTTCTCTTTCAGTTCCAGTGTGCATGTCGTTTTCAAGAGTTCCTGatggtttgattttaattttcttatatgATTATACATCTGTCATCATAATGCATTTCTTGGATAAAATATAGCTAgtggtatttttttcaactaaaataaatcagtgccttcatttatcaattaaaaaccAATTAGAgtgtatatatatgaataattttTAACCATGtgaattttttgttgttgtacgGATATATGAAATCTTGTGCAACAAAACATCTTTATATCTcgatgaaataaacatttttaataaagggGCTTGCTCATGTTGTGGCAACAAAAATTAGTTCTCccagtaatgcatctgaaaacatattaaaataagtttactctttggtaccgaaattgcagaataaataaaaagtataaacagCCAATATGGTTTTAGTCGAGAGCGGACCCAGGCTGGTACAGTCAATTATTAGTAAGATAACGGATTATAACCACTCTGCCACAGATACTCATTAACAACttgttggatattttaaccataatgcaatatattgaaaacataacatgataatgtcaatcaatcaatcacacTAGAGACATTCATGAGTCTTGTAGCTTGAAGAATAAGGATAAGTATACAACTCACCCTAGCGCCGGCGTCACACtttggtttatgttttgaatgtaagcacctttaagtcattatctcagtaaatacatcatttattgcattgaaatttggaTATGTATCCCCAACTATCTCACCTATTAAagtaatgaagttagataacattAACTTTTCaattcttacactgaaaagcagcggaatagttgagcacgctgtctctgtgTCAAACCATGAGCGATCCCCTTTAATAAGTGGGAAAAaatacacggtaccacatttgATGTTATTCTGTGAGTAATTTTCTGTTAAAGACTAAATTAGATTATAGGACAAgatgctctctcacagattgacagttatGACATTCTTTAATTTCTTCAGATTATTTTAAGTTGTCAAAAAGGTAAAGCTGTGATGTTCTCCTTGATGAGGtctttacaacatttttaaagtgaGTCACATGGGATCAAAAACTTGGTGAAAAgatcaaatcttagaaaaatataggGAACAAACTTAAGGCAATATATCTGgtccaatattaataaaacttaatcagaatgttttcattaatgaaATGGTTAATAAGTTTTAAACTAGGTCACATTGGGTCAGAAACTAGGTTGATAGGTCAATTcttaatattcttaatatataaattcaacaaatatgcTTGTTCTTTCTTCACATCTTCATTTAATTGCAGCTAGTTAAATTCATTGTTGACCTAaatttttttgttgttctagGTCCACCATTGAACAAGGAAATTTTAGAAATCTGGGAGAAGTACAGTCAGCCTGCTGCAGTCAGAAAAATTCAAGAAGAGTTTGAAGTGTTGCGATCATCACCTGAATCATGTCTCAGAGTGAAGATGTTTCGTTTAAGTCAGAAATGCCAGAAGTTAAGAAAACAAAAGCGGGATGGTGAATTGCGTTCTATTTTGCAATCGGGTTTTCATGCCCCTGAAAAAAAGATCACTGAAGATGTAACGCTTGCAGATGAAAGCCAAATAAGACAAGTGCAAGATGCTGCAAGGAAAGTTGTTCAGGAGAATCACAAGTTGAAGAGAGAAATAGAACATGTTGAAGATACAAATGAAAACCTTTCTTTTCAAATTGAACATTATggaaaaaaacttgacattcaGATGAAATTGTTAGATATGATGAATGGTCGCTACGGAGAAGCCATGAAGTATAAAAGAGAATCTCACAACTTGCAACATGAACTGGAGTTATGGCAACAGAAATTTCAACACATATCAGATCAGCTAGATAAAACAACCAATGAAATTTCAATGTTACATGAAAAGGTTAAGAAAAATTCCATAAGAAATCtgaacaaaaaaattaaaacgcaGAGAGAAAGCCATACTAATTAAGAATTAAGTCATCTAGACATAAACTGAAACTTCAACAGCAGAAAAACCTACTTCCTAAGTTCATTGATGAACCACATCTGTTCGTTGGAAAGTCCATTCAGCAAAAGTTTAACATTCCTGattcaaatgaaattgaatggTTTAATGGTGAAATCTTAAAACTTATTAATATAGATGGTTTAAATTCTACATACCAGGTCAAATATGAAGATGGTGAGCTTAGTTCTTACAAtcttttggttgattttgagaaagGGGACGTTATTATTTTGTGACATTGTTATAGTGCTATGGacatataaacatgtcaacaaaactgttttgtttactaaagacaaaaaacttttttgggtaTGTCTTCTGTTACTGATCTTTAATACTGAAATGTATTACATGCAATCATTTGATGTGATTTAATGTTTACACACTGTATATATCATGTATGTGACATATAGAATTAGTAAGTTATCAAATATTACCAGTTTaacttcaataataataattgatacatCTTAAAATGGAAATACTTTATAAACATTGAGTGGACGTAAATTAAGTTAAAGCTTACAAAGACTTGAAACATACATAAGacataaatgaaacaatgaacaCCATCCATTTTCAACTATTGCCTGATAAAAACACccacatttgcaacaaaaatgtATTCTCTTTAACTATTATTCtcatataaaccatttatacCTATAAACTAAATACACAGTGAtcaaattataatgttttgaacatCATAGTGCACATACAAAAGTTTATGtgtaaatatgtaatatattgtataatgcAGCGGCGGCCATTTTGTCCGCCATATTGgatattttgcatgtaattatttttcaaagttttccgtATGTCATAACATATCAGTAAATATAAACTTTCTTATTCATATTTAGTTGTCACAATTggtttttttaatgaaagtcCAATGTATGTTGCTATTTCCTTACCATCGGCGGCCATTttgtccgccattttgtccgccattttggatttttgaattttatcaattttctaaaatattctataCATCATAATCTTTCGGAATATGTATACTTTCCAATATCTCTGACTTGACACGggcatttcattttaatgaaatgcaaGATTTCACAAATAAACGGTGCCATTTTTATACAGTTGTCATATAGAGCTTGTAATTACAAAAATGTGCCATTTTTCAGGGACTAAAATGCTTATAACTTTGCTTCTACTGGGaattttttcaccaaataaaATTTTTCGTGATTGTATAAATGTCCCTTTTCCAGTAGTACATgttaaaaccattttaatagtttttttcttttttcactgAACCCcctacatttataataatacatcagctttttaaaatattattactggCACAGTTTACCCCCATTCCCCCAATAAATACTGTACTTTATAATATTTGGTATTTGGTTTTTAATCCGAAACAAGtaagtaaaaatatgtataatatgaataGCGTTCTCGTAAAATTtggtatcaaaatattttagcaacGTTCTTCAATCGTTTTACTATGAGTTGCATTCTGGTTGTTTGGTCAGTATTTATATAAGAGCTATGCGATTGTTTACCCTCGCAATCAAGTAAAATCCTGTCcgtgataaaatatgaagtttttgaatgttttaaaaaactttactctttaattgataatgaaactttaaattatattagccctgcttatcattttgaaaattttgatttaaataccaactcaatcataacaactcggccatctccgagatagatacaggccgaggtgttccgattgatatcaatagatgaaggttacacggtactattacaatatccgttatgtttgtaaacctcctacgcagtaatctcccttggtgacgGCAAAAATACcgagttttgaaaatttaaccttgagcttaattgtttgttttgaaaatgtcattcgaaagaatgaactccagataattccctcttgATGTATATTAGTTGTATGATTATCCCCGTTCTAcatactcatatgagtgaaatgtgttacaaaaatttatacaaaatataaagcaaggaattcacataacatgccagtacaaataaaaggtgaatttcatgttattgaaatctatgtattagaccatatttcttccgaagaaacgtatgtatatttttgttataatttaattttaaccgAAGGATTAGCTTGGGAACCCCCccccagaatatctataattccgggcttaaactattgtaacaatattttaatattaaccataatgtccttcaagcatatgtacacccaacataaaaacaaatattatcattgaaataataaccatttttggttatctgcatgcacgtttttcttctaagttcattgcgccgacttgatgctatgcatcaactttttttcttgttcTATTTGTACCACCAATACCTGAACATCTCGGTTTTGCCAAATTACGGCGATTTGCCGCGTGCATGTATACGGAATTAAGTCGTACGCAGTAACAGCAGTAACAGCAGATGATTGCGGTGATGACGCGCACCACCGCGTTGGCTGCCGTGGAATATATCGTTGCGATATTCCGCGATGACGCATTCTCTCCCGCGGTGGCAACGcgttttttgaaagaaaaaatcccGCTTTGTTGATAGTGTAATTATCTTAGATTCATGCTGATCAAATAAAAACTCCAGAAGACAGGGTAAGCATACAACGCAAACCCTTTAAAAAGACTATTCCCTGCACTCATTTAATAAGCGTAGTACTGGGGTTAGGAAGACCATATGTATCCTCCAAGACGGGGTCACTGCATGGCAAAAAAATTAAGGAAATTGTGTTGTTAGTACGACTTGCAAGATGCCGGACCTTAATCCTTGGGACCCcttgttacgaccagaaggaggcaaTTTGACGCTCTAAGAGAGGGTACTTGCAATAGCTATGAACTGGCACCTACAAATGACTTCCATCTTAGGGTCAGCTTGAATAAATTGAACCAAACCTCTTCGGCCCTTTTGATTgagttaaacaaacacattaaactaCTTTATGTTGATGGTACGACCaaaaggaggcgatgtgacgccatAAGACAGGTAACTGGCATAAAATGGACATctgggctatcacctagcagtGCCGCATGACTTCCATCTTAGATTCAGCTTAAACACAATTAACTTAAACGTATGGGAAACTCATATTTGgttaaaacaagcacattgacctactttgggttgctaatacgaccagaaggaggcgatgtgacgccccaagaccgggtacagACAGAAAGGGGACATCAAGGGATATCaactagcaccgcccaataacttccatcttggggtgagcttgaccaaaatcgacccccaacgtccacgaccccctatttgggtaaaacaagcacactgacctactttgcgtgactggaacgaccagaaggaggcgatgtgacgccccaagaccgggtactggcatgtaggggatatacagggctatcacctagcaccgctgaATAACTtacatcttggggtgagcttgaccaaaatcgacccccgaACGTCCAGGGCcaccctatttgggtaaaacaagcacactgacctactttgggttgctggaacgaccagaaggtggcgatgtgacgccccaagaccgggaactggcatgtaggggacatccagggctatcacctatcaccgcccaataacttccatcttggggtgagcttgacaaaaatcgacccccaacatCCAGGACCCCCTAATTGggtaaaacaaacacactgacctactttggattgctggaacgaccagaaggaggcgatttgacgccccaagaccgggtactcgCATGTACgggacatccaggactatcacctagcaccgctcaataacttccatcttggggtgagtttgaccaaaattgacccccaacgtccaggaccccctatttgggtaaaacaagcacatggtcccacaagaccgggtactggcatgaagtggacatccagggctatcacctagcaccgctcaataacttacatattttggtgagcttgaccaaattGACCTCAACGTCTTGGCAACCtctatttaagtacaaaaagcAAATTAACTTACTTTGGTTGTATGGTACGGCTAAAAGGAGGCAATTTGATGCTCTAataccgggtactgacatggaAGGGACACCCAGGGTTTTCACCTAAAAACGCATAATAGCATCCATCTTCAGgtcagcttgaccaaaattgaccaaAACGGCGTTGGATCCCGAAATTGGGTAACACAAGCTCATTGGAATACTTTGGGTTAGCACTATGACCAGAATGAGGTGATGTGACGCCTTTAGAACAGGTACTGACATGTAGGGGACGACAGCATTTAGCACCGCCCATTAACTTTAATCTTGGGTCAGGTTTGCAAAACTCCACCAAAATCGTCTGGGGCCTATTATTtggataaaacatgtacattgacaTACGTTTGGCTTCTggtacgaccagaag
The Mya arenaria isolate MELC-2E11 chromosome 12, ASM2691426v1 DNA segment above includes these coding regions:
- the LOC128210602 gene encoding uncharacterized protein LOC128210602, with protein sequence MRKQTTKWCLIEGENSEKQQVWRSVFKRNMSEDQSSKIGLLGPPLNKEILEIWEKYSQPAAVRKIQEEFEVLRSSPESCLRVKMFRLSQKCQKLRKQKRDGELRSILQSGFHAPEKKITEDVTLADESQIRQVQDAARKVVQENHKLKREIEHVEDTNENLSFQIEHYGKKLDIQMKLLDMMNGRYGEAMKYKRESHNLQHELELWQQKFQHISDQLDKTTNEISMLHEKVKKNSIRNLNKKIKTQRESHTN